A region of Natribaculum luteum DNA encodes the following proteins:
- a CDS encoding twin-arginine translocase subunit TatC yields MSIDEDTARTINSGRETLGAILSSAQQHLQKVFIVFVAGFIASFYLLRYWIWQFLESTAKAEMSAHVADSTDIITRTPFEVILLQAKIGLFFGIVAAIPVLLYYSRDALRRRGVESVVPISRRYTIGFVLTSFTLFWSGVIYAYVIFFPYAFDFLAGNAVSAGVKPSYGITEFTEFIALLTISFGLAAQLPLFMGALSYTEIVPYEVFRDKWRHAFVAIAIFGALFSPPDPFTQVMWAMPMAILYVFSLGLAKLVTDMRRRGAAQSAGRGTAFVKRRILQFAAAVGVTFAAASAFVNQGGFDLLEDDLYPVLPEFLRPGGPTTFEALSAQYGLLGDLAAGLLFALGVGFLVLLAYTIRVLQQPVYPREAAIRTGDPAEIDLDVLDADGIRVAPPQVFLEMSEEQALEHARQAMYDDDREKAQAILDRFDTLQGQTDGDEDSERAASAGGSPAADAADEEEESLLSSTAAGMIDPFTEDETTEEDIGGYAYDLAFIFNSLTSKMFRLVGLFMVVMGGTFFWLYSGGLGSILILFLDRVPDSVLDEVAVRNDIDPAAMTLDQLIDQLDIVIALHPVEVLIFEVKVSTLAAVVAVLPMVLYYAWPAAKERGLVYGDRRTFVVWGGSLLAGFAVGTYLGFFWIAPAVISYLVSDAISNGMVVSYQIKSFFWLVIFTTVGIGFLMNIVVTMALFHVGGIVSYRSMLERWRPVVLAIFVVAAFASPKGVLTMLVFALPIAVAYLIGLVVLYVLTGGGRLFGGGGGSSAEPEPDSDAGSVAE; encoded by the coding sequence ATGAGCATCGACGAGGATACCGCCCGGACCATAAACAGCGGCCGGGAGACGCTCGGAGCGATACTCTCGAGCGCACAGCAACACCTCCAGAAGGTGTTCATCGTCTTCGTCGCGGGCTTTATCGCCTCGTTTTACCTCCTGCGGTACTGGATCTGGCAGTTTCTCGAGTCGACGGCAAAAGCCGAGATGTCGGCACACGTCGCCGATTCGACCGACATCATCACCCGGACGCCGTTCGAGGTAATCCTCTTACAGGCGAAGATCGGACTCTTCTTCGGCATCGTCGCCGCGATTCCCGTGCTACTGTACTACTCCCGAGATGCGCTTCGCCGTCGCGGCGTCGAGAGCGTCGTGCCGATCTCGAGACGGTACACGATCGGATTCGTCCTGACCTCGTTTACGCTATTCTGGAGCGGCGTCATCTACGCCTACGTGATCTTCTTCCCGTACGCGTTCGACTTCCTCGCGGGTAACGCCGTCAGTGCCGGCGTCAAGCCCAGCTACGGTATCACGGAGTTTACCGAATTTATCGCTCTCCTTACGATCTCCTTCGGCCTTGCCGCTCAGCTGCCACTTTTCATGGGTGCACTCTCGTACACCGAGATCGTCCCCTACGAGGTGTTCCGTGACAAGTGGCGCCACGCGTTCGTCGCTATCGCCATCTTCGGCGCGCTGTTTTCCCCACCGGATCCGTTCACGCAGGTCATGTGGGCGATGCCGATGGCCATCCTCTACGTCTTCAGTCTCGGCCTCGCGAAACTGGTGACCGATATGCGCCGTCGCGGTGCCGCCCAGTCTGCCGGCCGGGGAACCGCGTTCGTGAAACGGCGCATCCTCCAGTTCGCCGCCGCCGTCGGCGTCACGTTCGCCGCCGCGTCGGCCTTCGTCAACCAGGGCGGCTTCGACCTCCTCGAGGACGACCTCTACCCCGTCCTTCCCGAGTTCCTCCGGCCCGGCGGTCCGACGACCTTCGAGGCGCTCTCCGCCCAGTACGGGCTGCTCGGTGACCTCGCGGCCGGCCTCCTCTTCGCGCTGGGTGTTGGCTTTCTCGTCTTGCTCGCCTACACCATTCGGGTCCTCCAGCAGCCGGTCTATCCCCGCGAGGCCGCGATTCGCACCGGCGATCCGGCCGAGATCGACCTCGACGTCCTCGACGCCGACGGCATCCGGGTCGCCCCGCCGCAGGTCTTCCTCGAGATGAGCGAAGAGCAGGCCCTAGAACACGCCCGGCAGGCGATGTACGACGACGACCGGGAGAAAGCCCAGGCGATCCTCGACCGGTTCGACACGCTCCAGGGCCAGACCGACGGCGACGAGGACAGTGAGCGTGCGGCCTCCGCGGGCGGGTCCCCGGCGGCCGATGCGGCGGACGAAGAGGAGGAAAGTCTACTCTCGAGTACCGCCGCCGGGATGATCGACCCGTTCACCGAAGACGAGACGACCGAGGAGGACATCGGTGGCTACGCCTACGACCTCGCGTTCATCTTCAACAGCCTCACGTCGAAGATGTTCCGCCTCGTGGGCCTGTTCATGGTCGTCATGGGGGGGACGTTCTTCTGGCTGTACTCCGGCGGACTGGGATCGATCCTCATATTGTTCCTCGACCGGGTCCCCGATAGCGTCCTCGACGAGGTGGCCGTCCGCAACGACATCGATCCCGCGGCGATGACCCTCGACCAGCTCATCGACCAGCTCGACATCGTCATCGCGCTCCACCCGGTCGAGGTGCTGATCTTCGAGGTGAAGGTGAGCACGCTCGCCGCCGTCGTCGCCGTGTTACCGATGGTGCTGTACTACGCATGGCCCGCCGCCAAAGAGCGCGGACTCGTTTACGGCGACCGTCGCACGTTCGTCGTCTGGGGTGGCTCGTTGCTCGCCGGCTTCGCCGTCGGCACGTACCTCGGCTTCTTCTGGATCGCACCGGCGGTCATCTCGTATCTGGTCTCCGACGCGATCAGCAACGGGATGGTCGTCTCCTACCAGATCAAGAGCTTCTTCTGGCTCGTGATCTTCACCACCGTCGGCATCGGCTTCCTCATGAACATCGTCGTCACGATGGCGCTGTTCCACGTCGGCGGCATCGTCTCCTACCGGTCGATGCTCGAGCGGTGGCGGCCCGTCGTCCTCGCCATCTTCGTCGTCGCGGCGTTTGCCAGCCCGAAAGGCGTCCTGACGATGCTCGTCTTCGCGCTCCCGATCGCCGTCGCGTACCTTATCGGACTCGTCGTCCTCTACGTGCTCACCGGCGGCGGTCGGCTCTTTGGCGGCGGTGGCGGCAGCAGCGCCGAACCCGAGCCCGACTCGGACGCAGGGTCCGTCGCAGAGTGA
- a CDS encoding ribbon-helix-helix protein, CopG family, which translates to MPKISVEIPQELLDDLDDHVGDDGKFVNRSDAIRASIRKTLDMLDEIDDRHGRLDEEE; encoded by the coding sequence ATGCCAAAGATTAGCGTCGAAATTCCACAGGAACTGCTCGACGACCTGGACGACCACGTCGGTGACGACGGCAAGTTCGTCAACAGAAGTGACGCGATCCGCGCCTCGATCAGAAAGACGCTCGACATGTTAGACGAGATCGACGACCGTCACGGTCGCCTCGACGAGGAGGAGTGA
- a CDS encoding 23S rRNA (uridine(2552)-2'-O)-methyltransferase gives MSRKDHYYNKAKQEGYRSRAAYKLKQLDDLENVVSRGDTVVDLGAAPGGWLQVAAEKVGPQGKVIGVDLQRIKPLPEHDDRVETIRGDMTQERTRDRVVDAAGGEVDCVVSDMAPNMSGEYSLDQARSLHLARQAFETALELLDSDGDFVVKVFEGPDVDDFRADVEEEFQYVRATSPKASRQESSEIYLIGKGRLTAPVQEGDELEVEIVDVGSEGDGIASVDGFRLFVPATEEGDVVTVRVEDVKPNFGFAQRLDRS, from the coding sequence ATGAGCCGAAAGGACCACTACTACAACAAGGCCAAACAGGAGGGGTACCGCTCCCGGGCGGCCTACAAACTGAAGCAACTCGACGACCTCGAGAACGTCGTCTCTCGTGGCGACACCGTCGTCGACCTCGGGGCCGCCCCCGGCGGGTGGCTCCAGGTCGCCGCCGAGAAGGTCGGTCCACAGGGGAAAGTGATCGGTGTCGACCTCCAGCGGATCAAGCCACTCCCCGAGCACGACGACCGGGTCGAGACGATCCGCGGCGACATGACCCAGGAACGGACCAGGGATCGCGTCGTCGACGCCGCGGGCGGCGAGGTCGACTGCGTCGTCTCGGACATGGCCCCGAACATGTCCGGCGAGTACTCCCTCGACCAGGCCCGGTCGCTGCACCTCGCCCGCCAGGCCTTCGAGACCGCACTCGAGTTACTCGACAGCGACGGCGACTTCGTCGTGAAGGTCTTCGAGGGGCCAGACGTCGACGACTTCCGGGCGGACGTCGAAGAGGAGTTCCAGTACGTCCGCGCGACCAGTCCGAAAGCCTCGCGCCAGGAGTCGTCCGAAATCTACCTCATCGGCAAGGGCCGACTCACCGCGCCCGTCCAGGAGGGCGACGAACTCGAGGTCGAGATCGTCGACGTCGGGAGCGAAGGCGACGGCATCGCCTCGGTCGACGGCTTCCGGCTGTTCGTGCCGGCGACCGAGGAAGGCGACGTCGTGACCGTCCGCGTCGAGGACGTCAAGCCGAACTTCGGGTTCGCCCAGCGGCTCGACCGATCGTAG
- a CDS encoding DNA polymerase sliding clamp, with protein sequence MFKAIVSAETLSSALDSVSVLVDECKIHLEEEGLAIRAVDPANVGMVDLSLDAAAFESYEADGGLIGVDLSRLEDIAGMAESGQLIQLELDEETRKLQIQIDGLEYTLALIDPDSIRQEPDIPDLDLPAEVVLEGKDVNRSVKAADMVSDHIALGVDDTEEYFYVDAEGDTDDVHLELTEADLISLQVGPAHSLFSLDYLKDMNKAIPSDTEVTLELGEEFPIKMHFGFAEGQGQVTYMLAPRIQSD encoded by the coding sequence ATGTTCAAGGCCATCGTGAGCGCGGAAACGCTCTCCAGTGCGCTCGATTCCGTCAGCGTGCTGGTCGACGAGTGCAAGATCCACCTCGAGGAAGAGGGCCTCGCCATTCGCGCCGTCGACCCCGCGAACGTCGGGATGGTCGACCTCTCGCTCGACGCGGCTGCCTTCGAATCCTACGAGGCCGACGGCGGGCTCATCGGCGTCGACCTCTCCCGACTCGAGGACATCGCCGGCATGGCGGAATCGGGCCAGCTCATCCAGCTCGAACTCGACGAAGAGACCCGCAAGCTGCAGATCCAGATCGACGGTCTCGAGTACACGCTCGCGCTCATCGATCCGGACTCGATCCGACAGGAACCGGACATTCCGGACCTCGATCTGCCCGCAGAGGTCGTCCTCGAGGGGAAGGACGTCAACCGGTCGGTGAAAGCCGCCGACATGGTCTCCGACCACATCGCCCTCGGCGTCGACGACACCGAGGAGTACTTCTACGTCGACGCGGAAGGCGACACCGACGACGTCCACCTCGAACTCACCGAGGCGGACCTGATCTCGCTGCAGGTCGGTCCCGCTCACTCGCTTTTCAGCCTCGACTACCTGAAGGACATGAACAAGGCCATCCCCTCGGATACCGAGGTCACGCTTGAACTCGGCGAGGAGTTCCCGATCAAGATGCACTTCGGCTTCGCCGAGGGCCAGGGCCAGGTCACGTACATGCTCGCTCCGCGGATCCAGAGCGACTGA
- a CDS encoding MFS transporter, whose protein sequence is MSTPRAGTATVGRPRRAVATVVLVVFVDLLGFGVIIPILPYYVRSFGVSDVYIGLLAASYSLMQFVFAPLLGRLSDRHGRRPVIMLSLTGSAVAWTVFGLASAVWMLFVSRLLAGAMGGNIAAAQAYVADVTPEARRAESLGLVGAAFGLGFVFGPAIGGFFASDTVVTTADGLLPDVVPTTRFSVPSFAAAALSLCSFGLAATFLEEPDRVRSRGPRETVVGQFATALGDDRLRGLVVAFFLLSLAFSGVQVMFIPFVADAYGYDASQAALLLTYVGVWGVFVQGVLVGRLTRRVPIPWIALGGSVALTAALALLPFSPLVGDLLPIRPVSFLTPPLLVLLLALPLLSLGNGLLSVGLTTLVSTAASAETQGRAFGVTQGAGSLGRTVGPPIMAALYAAAVYWSPFVVGALLVLPVFAILVGMIRRAAVATVSSR, encoded by the coding sequence ATGTCGACGCCCAGGGCGGGAACAGCGACGGTCGGCCGTCCGCGGCGAGCGGTCGCGACGGTCGTGCTCGTCGTCTTCGTCGACCTGCTGGGCTTTGGCGTCATCATCCCGATCCTGCCCTACTACGTACGGAGTTTCGGCGTCAGCGACGTCTACATCGGATTGCTCGCGGCGTCGTACTCGCTCATGCAGTTCGTCTTCGCGCCGCTGCTCGGTCGCCTGTCGGACCGTCACGGCCGACGGCCGGTGATCATGCTGTCGCTCACGGGCAGCGCTGTCGCGTGGACAGTCTTCGGCCTGGCGAGTGCGGTCTGGATGTTGTTCGTCTCGCGACTGCTCGCAGGGGCGATGGGCGGCAACATCGCCGCCGCACAGGCGTACGTCGCGGACGTCACGCCGGAAGCACGCCGCGCGGAGTCGCTCGGCCTCGTCGGCGCGGCCTTCGGTCTGGGGTTCGTCTTCGGGCCCGCGATCGGCGGCTTCTTCGCCAGCGATACCGTCGTCACGACCGCCGACGGTCTGTTGCCCGACGTCGTTCCGACGACGCGGTTCTCGGTGCCGAGTTTCGCCGCTGCCGCGCTCTCGCTTTGCAGTTTCGGGCTCGCAGCGACGTTCCTCGAGGAACCCGACCGGGTTCGGTCGCGGGGCCCGCGCGAGACGGTCGTCGGCCAGTTCGCGACCGCGCTGGGCGACGACCGACTCCGGGGACTCGTCGTCGCCTTCTTCCTGCTCTCGCTTGCGTTCTCCGGCGTCCAGGTGATGTTCATCCCGTTCGTCGCCGACGCCTACGGCTACGACGCGAGCCAGGCGGCGTTGCTCCTGACGTACGTCGGCGTCTGGGGCGTCTTCGTCCAGGGCGTGCTCGTCGGCAGGCTCACGCGGCGCGTGCCGATTCCGTGGATCGCCCTCGGGGGAAGCGTCGCCCTCACCGCGGCGCTCGCGCTGTTGCCGTTCTCGCCGCTCGTCGGTGACCTTCTCCCGATCAGACCCGTCTCGTTTCTGACGCCGCCGCTTCTCGTCTTGCTGCTCGCGCTTCCGCTGCTCTCGCTCGGCAACGGCCTGTTGAGCGTCGGCCTCACGACGCTCGTCTCGACGGCGGCCAGCGCGGAGACCCAGGGACGGGCGTTCGGCGTCACCCAGGGTGCGGGCAGTCTCGGTCGCACCGTCGGTCCGCCGATCATGGCGGCGCTGTACGCGGCGGCCGTCTACTGGTCGCCGTTCGTCGTCGGCGCGCTGTTGGTCCTGCCCGTCTTCGCGATTCTCGTCGGAATGATCCGCCGTGCCGCCGTCGCGACGGTCTCGAGTCGGTAA